A genomic segment from Juglans regia cultivar Chandler chromosome 14, Walnut 2.0, whole genome shotgun sequence encodes:
- the LOC109016048 gene encoding probable plastid-lipid-associated protein 11, chloroplastic isoform X1, producing the protein MAASLLLPTSSKPQNPVPNPPKPRYSPTAKITCSSLTAQSQSAKRHLLSLISDQERGLSTQKDPAKRASIIEAIDALAVLGRDTVTTGDSLSATWRLLWTTEKEQLFIVENARLFGTQAGDVLQVIDVENRTLNNVITFPPDGVFFVRSGIEIASAQRVNFRFTSAILRGKNWEIPLPPFGRGWFESVYLDDEIRVVKDIRGDYLVVDRAPYSWKE; encoded by the exons ATGGCTGCATCCCTCCTCCTTCCCACTTCCTCCAAACCCCAAAACCCAGTTCCCAACCCTCCCAAACCCCGTTACTCTCCTACGGCTAAAATCACCTGCTCCTCTCTCACAGCCCAATCCCAGTCCGCCAAGCGCCACCTCCTCAGCCTCATCTCCGACCAAGAACGAGGCCTCAGCACCCAGAAAGACCCTGCCAAACGGGCCTCCATCATCGAGGCCATCGATGCCTTGGCCGTTCTCGGCCGCGATACCGTCACCACCGGGGATTCCCTATCCGCTACATGGCGGCTGCTCTGGACCACGGAGAAGGAGCAGCTCTTCATCGTCGAGAATGCGCGCCTGTTTGGCACTCAGGCCGGTGACGTTTTGCAGGTTATAGACGTCGAGAATAGGACTCTCAACAATGTCATCACTTTCCCTCCCGATGGTGTTTTCTTCGTTCGGTCCGGTATCGAAATCGCTTCGGCCCAGAGGGTGAATTTTAG ATTTACGAGTGCGATTCTACGTGGAAAGAACTGGGAGATTCCACTGCCACCATTCGGGCGGGGTTG GTTTGAGTCCGTGTATCTTGATGATGAGATTCGAGTTGTGAAGGATATCAGGGGAGACTATTTGGTTGTTGACCGTGCTCCTTATTCTTGGAAAGAATGA
- the LOC109016048 gene encoding probable plastid-lipid-associated protein 11, chloroplastic isoform X2 — translation MAASLLLPTSSKPQNPVPNPPKPRYSPTAKITCSSLTAQSQSAKRHLLSLISDQERGLSTQKDPAKRASIIEAIDALAVLGRDTVTTGDSLSATWRLLWTTEKEQLFIVENARLFGTQAGDVLQVIDVENRTLNNVITFPPDGVFFVRSGIEIASAQRVNFRFTSAILRGKNWEIPLPPFGRGWFESVYLDDDIRVAKDIRGDYLIVDCAPYNWKE, via the exons ATGGCTGCATCCCTCCTCCTTCCCACTTCCTCCAAACCCCAAAACCCAGTTCCCAACCCTCCCAAACCCCGTTACTCTCCTACGGCTAAAATCACCTGCTCCTCTCTCACAGCCCAATCCCAGTCCGCCAAGCGCCACCTCCTCAGCCTCATCTCCGACCAAGAACGAGGCCTCAGCACCCAGAAAGACCCTGCCAAACGGGCCTCCATCATCGAGGCCATCGATGCCTTGGCCGTTCTCGGCCGCGATACCGTCACCACCGGGGATTCCCTATCCGCTACATGGCGGCTGCTCTGGACCACGGAGAAGGAGCAGCTCTTCATCGTCGAGAATGCGCGCCTGTTTGGCACTCAGGCCGGTGACGTTTTGCAGGTTATAGACGTCGAGAATAGGACTCTCAACAATGTCATCACTTTCCCTCCCGATGGTGTTTTCTTCGTTCGGTCCGGTATCGAAATCGCTTCGGCCCAGAGGGTGAATTTTAG ATTTACGAGTGCGATTCTACGTGGAAAGAACTGGGAGATTCCACTGCCACCATTCGGGCGGGGTTG GTTTGAATCTGTATACCTAGATGATGACATTAGAGTTGCAAAGGATATCCGTGGAGACTATTTAATTGTTGATTGTGCTCCTTATAATTGGAAAGAGTGA